A single Streptomyces mirabilis DNA region contains:
- a CDS encoding M48 family metallopeptidase — protein MSITVESALAALPLPAEWRWRVAVRPRRQTLGIEVAEDGAVLFAVPADAEPTAVADAVRSRLPRLAAEVRRRGPRPGQPVKELVSGASFTYLGRRYRLRVLPTAVKGRVRLYRGWLELPQPATRADGARRLAEWYSVRGTPWLAARAEALAARAGVKPQQIAARDLGDRWGSCDRDSRRITAHWALMQLPPALIDLVLVHELVHLKTSGHGAAFRRAMRAVLLDLDDLERRFEQAEPELWRGAVE, from the coding sequence GTGAGCATCACTGTCGAGTCGGCACTCGCCGCCCTGCCGCTGCCGGCGGAGTGGCGGTGGCGCGTGGCCGTCCGGCCCCGTCGGCAGACCCTGGGCATCGAGGTCGCCGAGGACGGCGCGGTGCTCTTCGCCGTCCCGGCGGACGCCGAGCCGACGGCTGTCGCGGACGCCGTCCGCTCGCGGCTTCCGCGCCTGGCCGCCGAGGTCCGTAGGCGCGGCCCCCGTCCCGGCCAGCCCGTGAAGGAGCTGGTCAGCGGCGCGAGCTTCACCTACCTCGGTCGCCGGTATCGGCTCCGCGTACTGCCCACGGCGGTGAAAGGGAGGGTCCGGTTGTACCGGGGTTGGCTGGAACTGCCGCAACCCGCCACCCGTGCGGACGGTGCCCGCCGTCTTGCCGAGTGGTACTCGGTAAGAGGCACTCCTTGGCTCGCGGCCCGAGCGGAAGCCCTTGCCGCCCGAGCCGGGGTGAAGCCTCAGCAGATTGCGGCACGAGACCTGGGCGACCGCTGGGGATCCTGCGATCGCGACAGTCGGCGCATCACCGCGCACTGGGCACTCATGCAGCTGCCCCCGGCTCTGATCGACCTCGTCCTCGTCCACGAACTCGTCCACCTGAAGACGTCCGGCCATGGAGCCGCGTTCCGCCGAGCGATGAGAGCGGTGCTCCTCGACCTCGACGATCTCGAACGGCGCTTCGAGCAGGCGGAGCCAGAACTCTGGCGCGGAGCGGTGGAGTAG
- a CDS encoding type I restriction endonuclease subunit R gives MARALPEYEKTEQPLIEQLVALRWEHLQGAPPGSPATDPAASERQTFTETVYPERFKKAVSRINPGADGRPWLDAAQLDALLALVLGTSRGHGHAEPGVAGNLQVTRLLREGVNARTLVGWEEGDPEFVRLVDWDGTFGPEDGEAEGDGRGGNDWLAVSQFRVERAGVGPATPDLVLFVNGLPWAVVECKAPLTSGSDSRAALDAAVAQVLGYAGAYAAAPVPAFTRFAQLLVATDRDHAELGTVTADPEYFTPWRTTAPAPAAGCGNDMAVLAVGVLTPRHFLALVRDFTTERLQGGRTVKVIGRYQQFRAVTSLARRLRERQKAIASGHAPNHRGGVVWHTQGSGKSLTMAFLVRHLRSDPELRTHKVVVVTDRRDLEKQISRSLAAAEETVHRATSVPDARAQLGVDVPDIVLVMLQKARRDDSADDGTEETLGSDDESPRLHNVPANESSRIVVLVDEAHRGQDSWLHARLRRMLPNAVLIGFTGTPIIDDTRKKTEQIFGDLADTYTLRDAERDGSVVPVRYEAWDVPLEVVEKAVLDARFDERVPSDPDQRRRVLRKFARRKEIQEAPVVIAAKAEHMLRHWAVNALPDRFGAQVVAVSRRAAVSYRDALLAARDRLLAEVDALDPDLVHDPNAAFDADEPTRELLTIQRQRELLRSIDAAVVISERSPTSPGSDPESWRRWKLKSRQDAYIERFLQGLGDPLAAADDPSWYADAHGPAGQGLDGDGDTTGGDEWHVPGTGDGPPDPDDSGAADQESGEEPLAFLVVQSMLLTGFDAPVEQVLYLDRAISGVNLLQAVARTNRPYPKKEWGLVVDYAGVGPELARLLRAYDQRHLREVYGYERVDVDHLKRDDEGRYPDDQPTGDGLLLQADAAADRLLTDLHDALFRFLDGQGLAVRDLDGIVTLDDEGRREDLLDALRDPITRGEFDELVRDFLSALGAVLPRPAALPYERLAGHLGEVQYLVRRRYLDGRDEFSPRRYGAKVRQLIAQHLRANDAELRVPRVDLSDPEFMERVNANPDTRARIAYMESSLRTRITARLAGDRATYDRFSERLDAIVRQMRDDSEQAAADLVRLVGDVNAAEAEAGSADAAAGLDPLTEGPVCRALAKALEEAGMLPLPPTEELHQAVRVITSQIVDLVRMPSFTTSNATRIDARKTLRRTVEVRLGMQWEDTAEVATELVRLAEARRQDFLLRGDRPPRP, from the coding sequence GTGGCGCGGGCGCTACCGGAGTACGAGAAGACCGAACAGCCGCTGATCGAACAACTCGTGGCCCTGAGGTGGGAGCATCTGCAGGGCGCGCCGCCCGGATCACCCGCTACCGACCCGGCGGCCTCGGAACGGCAGACCTTCACCGAGACCGTCTACCCCGAGCGTTTCAAGAAGGCCGTCTCCCGCATCAACCCCGGTGCGGACGGACGGCCCTGGCTCGACGCGGCCCAACTCGACGCGTTGCTCGCCCTCGTCCTCGGGACCAGCCGGGGCCACGGCCACGCGGAGCCCGGAGTCGCCGGGAACCTCCAGGTGACCCGCCTTCTGCGCGAGGGCGTCAACGCCCGCACCCTGGTCGGCTGGGAGGAGGGCGACCCCGAGTTCGTACGGCTCGTCGACTGGGACGGAACGTTCGGCCCAGAGGACGGGGAGGCGGAAGGCGACGGACGGGGCGGGAACGACTGGCTCGCCGTCTCCCAGTTCCGCGTCGAGCGCGCTGGCGTCGGCCCGGCCACTCCCGACCTCGTCCTGTTCGTCAATGGCCTGCCCTGGGCCGTCGTCGAGTGCAAGGCCCCGCTCACCTCCGGCAGCGACAGCCGGGCCGCACTGGACGCGGCCGTGGCTCAGGTCCTCGGGTACGCCGGTGCGTACGCCGCCGCCCCCGTCCCCGCGTTCACCCGCTTCGCGCAGCTCCTGGTCGCCACCGACCGCGACCACGCCGAGCTCGGTACCGTCACTGCCGACCCCGAGTACTTCACCCCGTGGCGCACCACCGCGCCCGCGCCCGCCGCCGGATGCGGCAACGACATGGCGGTCCTGGCGGTCGGTGTACTGACTCCACGTCATTTTCTGGCCCTCGTCAGGGATTTCACCACCGAGCGGCTCCAGGGCGGCCGTACCGTCAAAGTGATCGGGCGCTACCAGCAGTTCCGCGCCGTGACGTCCCTCGCACGCAGGCTGCGGGAACGCCAGAAGGCCATCGCGTCCGGCCATGCCCCCAACCACCGTGGCGGCGTCGTCTGGCACACGCAGGGCTCCGGCAAGAGCCTCACCATGGCCTTCCTCGTGCGGCACCTCAGGAGCGACCCGGAGCTGAGGACACACAAGGTCGTCGTCGTCACGGACCGGCGCGACCTGGAGAAACAGATCAGCCGGTCCCTGGCCGCCGCCGAGGAAACCGTTCACCGCGCCACCTCCGTGCCCGACGCCCGCGCGCAGCTCGGCGTGGACGTGCCGGACATCGTCCTCGTGATGCTCCAGAAGGCGCGCCGGGACGACAGCGCCGACGACGGCACCGAGGAAACGCTCGGGAGCGACGACGAGTCCCCCCGGCTGCACAACGTGCCCGCCAACGAGAGCTCCCGGATCGTCGTCCTGGTCGACGAGGCCCACCGGGGCCAGGACAGCTGGCTGCACGCCCGGCTCCGCAGGATGCTGCCGAACGCCGTCCTGATCGGCTTCACCGGCACCCCCATCATCGACGACACACGCAAGAAGACCGAGCAGATCTTCGGCGACCTCGCCGACACCTACACACTGCGGGACGCGGAGCGGGACGGCTCGGTCGTCCCCGTGCGCTACGAGGCGTGGGACGTCCCCCTGGAGGTCGTCGAGAAGGCCGTACTCGACGCTCGCTTCGACGAGCGAGTGCCCAGCGATCCGGACCAGCGGCGCCGTGTGCTGCGCAAGTTCGCGCGGCGCAAGGAGATCCAGGAGGCGCCTGTCGTCATCGCCGCCAAGGCCGAGCATATGCTCCGGCACTGGGCGGTGAACGCACTGCCCGACCGCTTCGGCGCCCAGGTCGTTGCTGTTTCCCGGCGCGCCGCCGTCAGCTACCGCGACGCCCTGCTCGCCGCCCGCGACCGGCTCCTCGCCGAGGTCGACGCCCTGGACCCCGACCTCGTACATGATCCGAACGCCGCATTCGACGCCGACGAGCCGACACGCGAGCTGCTCACCATCCAGCGACAGCGCGAGCTTCTGCGCTCCATCGACGCCGCAGTGGTCATCTCCGAACGGTCCCCCACATCGCCGGGCAGCGACCCCGAAAGCTGGCGTCGTTGGAAGCTCAAGTCCCGCCAGGACGCGTACATCGAACGGTTCCTGCAGGGGCTCGGCGACCCGCTGGCCGCAGCCGACGACCCCTCCTGGTACGCCGATGCGCACGGCCCCGCAGGGCAGGGACTCGACGGCGACGGGGACACCACGGGCGGCGACGAATGGCACGTCCCGGGCACGGGTGACGGTCCGCCCGACCCGGACGACTCCGGCGCCGCTGACCAGGAGAGCGGCGAGGAGCCACTGGCCTTCCTCGTCGTCCAGTCCATGCTGCTCACCGGCTTCGACGCCCCCGTGGAACAGGTCCTCTACCTCGACCGCGCGATCAGCGGCGTGAACCTGCTACAGGCCGTGGCGAGGACCAACCGCCCCTACCCGAAGAAGGAGTGGGGCCTGGTCGTCGACTACGCGGGCGTCGGACCGGAGCTCGCCCGTCTGCTGCGCGCGTACGACCAGCGGCACCTTCGCGAGGTGTACGGATACGAGCGGGTCGACGTGGACCACCTCAAGCGCGACGACGAGGGCCGCTATCCGGACGACCAGCCGACGGGCGACGGTCTGCTGCTCCAGGCGGACGCGGCCGCCGACCGGCTCCTTACTGACCTCCACGACGCCCTGTTCCGCTTCCTCGACGGCCAGGGCCTGGCGGTCCGCGACCTGGACGGCATCGTCACACTCGACGACGAGGGGCGCCGCGAAGACCTGCTGGACGCCCTGCGCGATCCGATCACGCGCGGTGAGTTCGACGAGCTGGTCCGGGACTTCCTGTCCGCCCTCGGCGCCGTGCTGCCCCGACCGGCCGCGTTGCCGTACGAGCGGCTCGCGGGGCATCTCGGAGAGGTGCAGTACCTGGTGCGCCGCCGCTACCTGGACGGACGCGACGAGTTCAGCCCGCGTCGCTACGGTGCCAAGGTCCGGCAGCTCATCGCCCAGCACCTGCGCGCCAACGACGCGGAGCTTCGGGTTCCGCGCGTCGACCTGAGCGACCCGGAGTTCATGGAGCGCGTCAACGCCAACCCCGACACGCGGGCGCGGATCGCCTACATGGAGAGCTCCCTGCGCACCCGCATCACCGCCCGCCTGGCCGGTGACCGGGCCACGTACGACAGGTTCAGCGAACGCCTCGACGCGATCGTGCGTCAGATGCGCGACGACAGCGAGCAGGCGGCAGCCGACCTCGTCCGGCTCGTCGGAGATGTCAACGCGGCGGAGGCGGAAGCCGGGAGCGCCGACGCGGCGGCGGGACTCGATCCGCTCACCGAGGGCCCCGTATGCCGGGCGCTCGCCAAGGCGCTGGAGGAAGCGGGGATGCTGCCTCTGCCCCCGACAGAGGAGCTCCACCAGGCCGTCCGCGTGATCACTAGCCAGATAGTGGATCTGGTGCGCATGCCCTCCTTCACGACCTCCAACGCGACCCGGATCGATGCCCGCAAAACCCTGCGGCGCACGGTGGAGGTACGCCTCGGCATGCAGTGGGAGGACACTGCGGAGGTGGCCACCGAGTTGGTGCGGCTGGCTGAGGCCCGACGCCAGGACTTCCTGCTCCGCGGGGACCGGCCGCCCCGCCCCTGA
- a CDS encoding ATP-binding protein: MSTDHDRAQSRNRPQHQTRPQPQNRSHQPPPTQEPPPSAAQHQTPPTPPGIPYLLPTLDPLSGLPHPPPLPFTAPWHYELHFPCDPRGPGIARLTLRAVLTAHGLAELMDRAELLTSELATNSVRHTKGPASVRLQWLHPVLRVSVWDMSPDLPALPGPLGAPTASPEAHADGGRGLLILGAVADRWGGCAIGDEPMGPGGKTLWFELNLPTPPPDGSPAAALAA; this comes from the coding sequence GTGAGTACAGACCACGACCGAGCCCAGAGCCGAAACCGGCCCCAGCACCAGACGAGGCCGCAGCCCCAGAACCGGAGCCATCAACCCCCACCCACCCAAGAGCCTCCGCCCTCCGCCGCACAGCACCAGACCCCGCCCACACCTCCCGGAATCCCCTACCTACTTCCCACCCTCGACCCGCTCTCCGGCCTCCCGCACCCCCCGCCCCTCCCCTTCACCGCCCCCTGGCACTACGAGCTCCACTTCCCCTGTGATCCTCGGGGCCCTGGCATCGCGCGCCTTACCCTCCGGGCCGTCCTCACGGCCCACGGGCTCGCCGAACTCATGGACCGCGCCGAGCTGTTGACCTCGGAGCTGGCGACGAACTCCGTACGGCACACCAAGGGCCCCGCCTCCGTACGGCTCCAGTGGCTGCATCCCGTACTGCGGGTCAGCGTCTGGGACATGAGCCCCGATCTGCCCGCGCTGCCGGGACCGCTCGGAGCGCCGACCGCCTCGCCCGAGGCGCACGCCGACGGTGGGCGCGGGCTCCTGATTCTCGGTGCGGTCGCCGACCGGTGGGGCGGTTGCGCCATAGGCGATGAACCGATGGGGCCGGGTGGCAAGACCCTCTGGTTTGAGCTGAACCTGCCCACACCGCCACCGGACGGCAGCCCGGCCGCCGCGCTCGCCGCCTGA
- a CDS encoding helix-turn-helix domain-containing protein, whose product MAPRNAPTNRKRRLATEMRRMREQAGISIQEAASLLGSDRTMISNIEAARTGLSEERVRQIACHYRCPDSALVDALAAMATPRRPSYWWDEYSGKLPEGHLEVSEVEHFATRIRTAQTVHLPGLFQTENHARAIFEFTVPKLRRLDVELRVEHRLRRQGILVGQNPTPYVGIIHEAALRLEFGGRDVARAQLEHLADAADRDNVTLLVIPFSAGAFHGAGQSILYAEGPVQQLDTVQLDTALGAHFVDAPTPLANYRSLLDLMEQSALPPDESEQLIRSIVREL is encoded by the coding sequence ATGGCCCCACGAAACGCACCCACGAACCGCAAGCGACGCCTGGCCACGGAGATGCGCCGGATGCGTGAGCAAGCCGGCATCTCCATCCAGGAAGCGGCCTCGCTGCTCGGCTCGGACCGGACGATGATCTCCAACATCGAAGCAGCTCGCACCGGCCTCAGCGAGGAGCGGGTACGCCAGATCGCGTGCCACTACAGGTGCCCCGACTCAGCACTGGTCGATGCCCTGGCGGCCATGGCGACCCCGCGTCGACCGAGCTACTGGTGGGACGAGTACAGCGGCAAGCTTCCAGAGGGGCACCTGGAGGTCTCCGAGGTCGAGCATTTCGCCACCCGGATTCGGACAGCACAGACAGTGCACCTGCCTGGCCTGTTCCAGACAGAGAATCATGCGCGGGCGATCTTCGAGTTCACGGTGCCCAAGCTGCGTCGACTGGACGTGGAGCTACGGGTCGAACACCGGCTCAGGCGACAGGGCATCCTCGTCGGACAGAACCCGACGCCCTACGTCGGAATCATCCACGAGGCCGCCTTGCGCCTGGAGTTCGGCGGACGTGATGTAGCCCGCGCCCAGCTCGAACACCTCGCTGACGCAGCCGACCGAGACAACGTGACACTGCTGGTGATTCCGTTCAGCGCCGGAGCCTTCCACGGCGCCGGACAGTCGATCCTGTACGCGGAGGGCCCAGTGCAGCAGTTGGACACGGTGCAACTCGACACGGCCCTCGGCGCCCATTTTGTGGATGCCCCGACCCCCCTGGCGAACTATCGTTCCCTTCTGGACTTGATGGAGCAGTCGGCGCTGCCCCCTGATGAGTCGGAGCAGCTCATCCGGTCCATCGTGCGTGAGCTATGA